A window of the Tachyglossus aculeatus isolate mTacAcu1 chromosome 2, mTacAcu1.pri, whole genome shotgun sequence genome harbors these coding sequences:
- the SOGA3 gene encoding protein SOGA3 isoform X3, giving the protein MAMDLRDQLESLETTWSRERKELLDRFDSEREEWESQWKVMQKKIEELYQEVKIRRENHMNEQKRIKGSKVLQISPPPSDSGIVASMEPKPKFGEASDGKKEGFPLQEGTPLIHKQQQDGFMDKPGDKGQWDCVAWSALKTSETDPWSSTGALNVALEELARVSEELCSFQEEIRKKSSHRRMMPTPSLAAGTATKAQGNPEASVNSQTLLICPNAENQKQSAEPAYAYLPCATPHQVKGGSGALPGQEHDPPPAPPPRSTSRNLAGIHSESLRTAGGPKRNAGGGGSSSNNSETQEAWSGQKVHNRFLATWQEPCLNKGDIRKDATHTLPLPVAKIVGQTKCSDGIRHSLGPRGVHTIGEDVNPRLLSHRWCQESCSDAKLPPSEQVILGPTTPSCWGRHFGDALSHPGPLGDPVGSDCHFERPSRNEKLAEKTDEFNRTVFRTDRCSSSGQQAQRFMKSPGDAKPGGTSGVWTIDSEEADPGYGSSSLDPVENGPHQPLKSPPPSGPAKQGRERSGACGLWPRPPGSDWRPSDLCDRPRSADPRSNYGVVEKLLKSYEPSAGVAWCQAPGCPEKWVRPGPGSPGGGLGAWSQVLERPQRQPERGEDLWKEPVKHAGLLSRQGLDRKKPSEDSGAVKSTSGKGFSRPARPANRRLPSRWASRSFSVPPVSSRPTISYSASLKLEASRD; this is encoded by the exons ATGGCCATGGACCTACGTGATCAACTGGAGAGCTTGGAGACAACCTGGagtcgggagaggaaggaattactGGACCGCTTTGACAGCGAGAGGGAAGAGTGGGAAAGTCAGTGGAAAGTCATGCAGAAGAAAATAGAAGAG CTGTACCAGGAAGTCAAGATCAGGAGAGAAAACCACATGAATGAGCAGAAGAGGATCAAGGGAAGCAAGGTGCTGCAGATTTCTCCTCCTCCGTCCGATTCTGGAATCGTTGCCTCGATGGAACCGAAACCCAAATTTGGTGAGGCCAGCGACGGGAAGAAGGAAGGTTTTCCCTTGCAGGAAGGAACCCCTCTCATCCACAAGCAACAGCAGGACGGATTTATGGACAAGCCAGGAGACAAAGGCCAATGGGATTGTGTGGCCTGGTCTGCCCTGAAGACTTCTGAGACAGATCCCTGGAGCAGCACCGGAGCCCTCAATGTA GCTCTTGAGGAACTTGCCAGAGTGAGTGAGGAATTATGCAGCTTTCAAGAGGAAATTCGAAAGAAGTCGAGCCACAGACG GATGATGCCAACCCCCAGTCTGGCGGCAGGAACTGCTACCAAGGCTCAGGGGAACCCTGAAGCCAGCGTCAACTCTCAGACGTTACTGATCTGCCCGAATGCTGAAAACCAGAAACAGAGCGCGGAGCCAGCTTATGCCTACTTGCCCTGTGCCACCCCGCATCAGGTGAAAGGTGGATCAGGTGCCCTTCCTGGGCAAGAACACGACCCTCCACCAGCACCCCCTCCGAGGAGCACATCCCGAAATCTGGCAGGGATCCACTCTGAAAGTCTCCGGACCGCTGGAGGCCCAAAGAGAAACGCAggtggcggcggcagcagcagcaacaacagtgaGACCCAGGAGGCCTGGAGTGGACAGAAGGTCCATAATCGTTTTCTGGCTACATGGCAAGAACCCTGTCTAAATAAAGGGGACATTCGGAAAGATGCTACTCACACCCTTCCCTTGCCTGTAGCAAAAATAGTCGGCCAAACCAAGTGCAGTGATGGCATCAGGCATAGCCTAGGGCCACGTGGCGTCCACACAATTGGGGAAGATGTAAACCCCAGATTGCTTTCCCATAGGTGGTGTCAGGAAAGCTGCTCAGATGCGAAACTACCACCCTCTGAACAGGTGATCCTGGGTCCTACCACTCCATCCTGTTGGGGCAGGCACTTCGGAGACGCCTTGAGCCACCCTGGGCCCCTGGGTGACCCTGTCGGCTCTGACTGCCATTTTGAGAGGCCCTCACGCAATGAAAAGTTGGCTGAGAAGACAGATGAGTTCAACAGGACCGTGTTTCGGACAGACAGGTGCTCCAGTTCCGGGCAGCAAGCTCAAAGGTTCATGAAATCTCCCGGAGATGCCAAACCTGGCGGCACATCTGGTGTCTGGACCATTGACAGTGAGGAAGCGGATCCCGGCTATGGAAGTTCCAGTCTGGACCCCGTGGAGAACGGACCCCATCAGCCCCTCAAATCCCCTCCCCCATCGGGTCCAGCAAAGCAAGGCCGGGAGCGGTCGGGAGCCTGTGGCCTATGGCCGAGGCCTCCGGGAAGCGACTGGAGGCCGAGCGATCTGTGCGACCGCCCGCGATCTGCCGACCCCAGGTCTAACTACGGCGTCGTGGAAAAGCTGCTGAAAAGCTACGAGCCGTCGGCGGGGGTTGCCTGGTGCCAGGCTCCGGGCTGCCCGGAGAAGTGGGTGAGGCCTGGCCCTGGATCACCAGGGGGAGGTCTGGGCGCTTGGAGCCAGGTTCTAGAAAGGCCCCAGCGACAACCTGAAAGGGGAGAGGACCTGTGGAAGGAGCCTGTCAAGCATGCTGGGCTGCTCTCCAGGCAAGGGCTAGACAGGAAAAAGCCATCAGAG GATTCCGGAGCAGTGAAATCTACCAGTGGGAAAGGGTTTTCCCGGCCCGCCAGGCCAGCCAACCGTCGCTTACCATCCCGATGGGCGTCCAgatccttctctgtgccccccgtCTCCTCCAGGCCCACGATCAGCTATTCTGCCTCCCTGAAGCTGGAGGCGTCGCGAGACTGA